The Oscillospiraceae bacterium genome contains a region encoding:
- the aroA gene encoding 3-phosphoshikimate 1-carboxyvinyltransferase: MIVRIGPGGDRPLEFAAPPSKSMGHRAVLAAGLATGLSRVYNLGMSQDIKATLGAVRQFGAKVRPTDRFVDIEGRGGFATILRPVDCGESGSTLRFLIPILSLTGQQVEFTGRGRLFGRPMEVYQDIFDSQGLLFAQTPEGITIKGRLAPGEYRVRGDVSSQFISGLLFTLPLLHRASTLEILPPFESRSYVELTLAALRQFGVQADWDPERENTLLVPGGQRYRNREYTVEGDYSQAAFFAVLGAVRGGVTIRGLAPSSGQGDAAILEILERCGAKFTRQGDTVRFEKSPLAATRIDLADCPDLGPILMVLGLFCEGETVIEHAGRLRIKESDRIASMQEELQKFGGKLTCEGETVTVQGAPLVMPGRLYGHNDHRVVMALTIAAAAAGYPAELAGAQAVAKSWPEFFAVLQQGGWQIEGEQE, translated from the coding sequence ATGATCGTGCGCATCGGGCCGGGCGGGGACCGGCCGTTGGAGTTTGCGGCGCCCCCCTCCAAGAGCATGGGCCACAGGGCTGTGCTGGCGGCGGGGCTGGCCACCGGCCTTTCCCGTGTTTACAACCTGGGCATGAGCCAGGACATCAAGGCGACGCTGGGCGCGGTGCGCCAGTTCGGGGCGAAGGTGCGCCCCACCGACCGGTTTGTGGACATTGAGGGCCGGGGCGGCTTTGCCACGATCCTGCGCCCGGTGGACTGCGGCGAGAGCGGCAGCACCCTGCGCTTTCTCATCCCGATCCTGAGTTTGACCGGCCAGCAGGTGGAATTTACCGGCCGGGGGCGGCTGTTCGGCCGCCCCATGGAGGTGTATCAGGACATTTTTGATTCCCAGGGGCTGCTGTTTGCCCAGACCCCCGAGGGCATTACCATAAAAGGGAGGCTTGCGCCGGGGGAGTACCGGGTGCGGGGGGATGTTTCGAGCCAGTTCATCAGCGGGCTGCTGTTCACGCTGCCCCTTCTGCACCGGGCCAGCACGCTGGAGATCCTGCCCCCCTTCGAGAGCCGCAGCTATGTGGAGCTGACCCTCGCCGCCCTGCGCCAGTTCGGCGTGCAGGCGGACTGGGATCCGGAGCGGGAGAACACCCTGCTGGTGCCGGGCGGCCAGCGCTACCGCAACCGGGAGTACACGGTGGAGGGCGACTACAGCCAGGCCGCGTTTTTTGCGGTGCTGGGCGCCGTGCGGGGCGGCGTGACCATTCGGGGGCTGGCCCCTTCCTCCGGCCAGGGGGACGCGGCCATTCTGGAAATATTGGAGCGCTGCGGCGCCAAGTTTACCCGCCAGGGCGACACCGTGCGCTTTGAAAAGAGCCCGCTTGCAGCTACCCGCATCGACCTGGCCGACTGCCCGGACCTGGGGCCGATCCTGATGGTGCTGGGCCTGTTCTGCGAGGGCGAGACCGTGATCGAGCACGCGGGGCGGCTGCGCATCAAGGAGAGCGACCGGATTGCCTCCATGCAGGAGGAACTGCAGAAGTTCGGCGGAAAGCTGACCTGCGAGGGCGAGACCGTGACCGTGCAGGGCGCGCCGCTGGTAATGCCGGGGCGGCTGTACGGCCACAACGACCACCGGGTGGTGATGGCGCTGACCATTGCCGCGGCGGCGGCGGGCTACCCGGCCGAGCTGGCCGGCGCGCAGGCCGTTGCCAAGAGCTGGCCGGAATTTTTTGCCGTTTTGCAGCAGGGCGGCTGGCAGATCGAGGGGGAGCAGGAATGA
- a CDS encoding transcriptional regulator, which yields MARIEGQKAKLLLLLRILARYTDEDHWITVPRILELLGAEGVNAERKSVYADIETLRELGCDIAQQKGRGGGYWLAGRTFQLPELKLLVDTVQASKFITQKKSEQLIKTLSNFASEYQARDLKRQVFASSRIKTMNESIYYNVDALHRAIAENRQVRFVYQDWTLEKKKAARRGGGAYTVSPWALLFEDENYYLVAYEENRGLRHYRVDKMASISLLEAGRLGGTEYDPNSMRDYAKPMFSMFGAPVQRVELACDAGMIGPMLDRFGVEATVVPQPSGGFTLYADVAVSPPFFGWVCGFGGKVRIAGPDPVRREFLAALERIRTAHGE from the coding sequence ATGGCCCGCATAGAGGGGCAAAAGGCAAAGCTGCTGCTTTTGCTGCGCATTCTTGCCCGCTATACCGACGAGGATCACTGGATCACAGTGCCCCGCATCCTGGAACTGCTGGGGGCCGAGGGCGTGAACGCGGAGCGCAAGAGCGTTTACGCCGACATTGAGACCCTGCGGGAGCTGGGGTGCGACATCGCCCAGCAAAAGGGCCGCGGCGGCGGGTACTGGCTGGCCGGGCGCACCTTTCAGCTGCCCGAGCTCAAGCTGCTGGTGGACACGGTGCAGGCCTCCAAGTTCATCACCCAAAAAAAGAGCGAGCAGCTGATCAAAACGCTCTCGAACTTTGCCAGCGAGTACCAGGCGCGGGACTTGAAGCGGCAGGTGTTTGCTTCCAGCCGGATCAAGACCATGAACGAGAGCATTTACTACAACGTGGACGCGCTGCACCGGGCCATTGCGGAAAACCGGCAGGTGCGGTTTGTGTATCAGGACTGGACCCTGGAAAAGAAAAAAGCGGCCCGGCGGGGCGGGGGCGCTTATACGGTAAGCCCCTGGGCGCTGCTGTTCGAGGACGAAAACTACTATCTGGTGGCCTACGAGGAAAACCGGGGCCTGCGCCATTACCGGGTGGACAAGATGGCCTCGATCTCGCTGCTGGAGGCGGGCCGGCTGGGGGGCACGGAATACGACCCGAACAGCATGCGGGACTATGCAAAGCCCATGTTCAGCATGTTCGGCGCGCCGGTGCAGCGGGTGGAGCTTGCCTGCGACGCGGGCATGATCGGCCCCATGCTGGACCGGTTCGGCGTGGAGGCCACGGTGGTGCCGCAGCCCAGCGGAGGCTTTACCCTGTATGCCGATGTGGCGGTGAGCCCGCCGTTTTTCGGCTGGGTGTGCGGGTTTGGCGGCAAGGTGCGCATCGCCGGGCCGGACCCGGTGCGGCGGGAGTTTTTGGCCGCGCTGGAACGGATCCGCACCGCGCA
- the tyrC gene encoding prephenate dehydrogenase produces MRRESRFVIVGLGLLGGAYARALRKAGYSRVAAIDLSQEALDFALREGYIAEGLTEGFGSLLEQADYLIFSLYPTVLIQWVETYGAHLRPGCLCTDVCGVKEGLVQRVQQQLPAGVEFIASHPMAGKELSGVQNAQLVDFAPANFLITPTERNTPEGLAFARQLAAVLGFAHVRVLSPAEHDRMIGYVSQLTHAIAVSLMCAPGAESFAAYTGDSFRDLTRIARINDKMWAELFLWNRENLAEEIDGFAARLEQLKGFLQAGDRAGLEAMFRASTAARAAFDLKEKEG; encoded by the coding sequence ATGAGGCGGGAGAGCCGTTTTGTGATCGTGGGGCTGGGGCTGCTGGGCGGCGCCTATGCCCGGGCCCTGCGAAAAGCGGGCTACAGCCGGGTGGCGGCCATCGATCTTTCGCAGGAGGCGCTGGACTTTGCGCTGCGGGAGGGCTATATTGCCGAGGGCCTTACCGAAGGGTTCGGATCCCTGCTGGAACAGGCGGATTATCTGATCTTTTCGTTATATCCAACTGTACTTATACAATGGGTAGAAACATATGGGGCGCATCTGCGCCCCGGCTGTCTGTGCACCGACGTGTGCGGCGTAAAGGAAGGCCTTGTGCAGCGGGTGCAGCAGCAGCTGCCCGCGGGGGTGGAGTTCATCGCCAGCCACCCCATGGCGGGCAAGGAGCTTTCGGGGGTGCAGAACGCGCAGCTGGTGGATTTTGCGCCCGCCAATTTTTTGATCACCCCCACCGAACGAAACACCCCGGAGGGCCTTGCCTTTGCGCGGCAGCTGGCCGCCGTGCTGGGCTTTGCGCACGTTCGGGTGCTGAGCCCGGCCGAACACGACCGCATGATCGGCTATGTGAGCCAGCTGACCCACGCCATTGCGGTGAGCCTGATGTGCGCGCCGGGCGCGGAGAGCTTTGCGGCCTACACCGGCGACTCGTTCCGGGATCTGACCCGGATCGCCCGCATCAACGACAAAATGTGGGCGGAGCTGTTTTTGTGGAACCGGGAAAACCTGGCCGAGGAGATCGACGGCTTTGCGGCCAGGCTGGAGCAGCTGAAGGGCTTTTTGCAGGCGGGCGACCGGGCCGGGCTGGAGGCCATGTTCCGCGCCTCCACCGCTGCCCGCGCGGCCTTTGACCTGAAAGAGAAGGAGGGGTGA